The DNA segment CAAGAAGCCCAGCACCAAGTTATCCTTTCTGCCTCTAGATTTGGCTTCCCTGCAGTCCGTGCGTGACTTTGCCACGGCCCTTGCCCAGCAGCGGCAACACCTAGACATGCTCATCCTCAATGCTGGTGTGTTTGCAATTCCACACTCCATCACTGAAGATGGCTTTGAACGCACCTTCCAGGTTTGTTCCCAAAATTTAGCACAGCTTAAGTCTGAAATTtcggagtcggcgacgaatgatacggtttcgtGCCATGTACATTGACAATATCTTCTCAGCGgtacaaattaagcgaagccagccacacttccacgtgcactctgcccccatggctgatagcgtcgcccgcgctgggacgatgctatcaggaaaagtgccagtagcggggagcaaatgcttcatctgcctcccGCTCCAACGGCttaccgaaactcgagattacgcaacctcctaTACTAAATGCGCAGTAAGGCAGCTTACATTGTGCCACTCCGTCTTGACACGCTCGTTCTTTGCAtacgcagcagattacctctaaagcatgGTGTGCAGCTGTGCGTGCTCACCCACGCTTACAGCCATTCGCAGTCACAGCTGAGACGCTCGCCAGAAATCGATACACGCGCCAAATTAGCCCAACTCCACCTCGTCGCGTGCGCTTTATCACGGCTCACTCCCATCAACACCTTGCtgccctccccctctttccctttgctagCACAGGAAGGCAATGCTTGTGAAGCcaccatatttttttctctcacccttacacactttcactcgcaacTGAAGTGCACGGGGGCACGATATCTTGTCACACttagactttatacagaacacgaTGCGCCTAaacttgcgccactaaacacttcacattcattcatttcatttgcGGTGGCAGTTAAACTTCGTTATATTGGAATTGCATGCAGACCCAtgtcgttatattgaggttctaaatacatggtgttctatggacaaaagGTTCTGAAAAGTTAAGTAACTTGTTATATCGAGAACTCTGTTATAAtaaagtttgttatatcgaggtttaactgtatataaaTGGGGAAATCAGAGTTGACTCAGAGCTAAAGCACCCTCTAAACTGGGGCAATTAAGCTCTCCTTGTTTCTTCaagtgcgcgcgcacacactttGGCATCCTCAGCTATCTTGTCACAGCCTTATTACTGCTGCATGCTGTAAGTGTTGAAATACTATGTGCAAGTTGAAGTACCAATTATTAGTAGGCTAACTCAGTCCAATGGTACTGAATTCAAATATTTAATTAGAAGACGATTTACAATATTTCTAGGCAACCATAAGGCTGTGTTACACAATCTTTCTCAACTTCATCCTTGCATATGGCAGAGTACCAAAGAAAATGTTTTATTGTGTGCCAGTACAGCCGAaaccacttataatgataccggttttaacaacatatcagttataacaatatatcagttgtaacaatgaaaagctgctgcaccgtcaacttttgtatgttttctatggggaaataacccgcttactacaatgttcccatgccgcattatcggttataacaatgaagtctggctgctaaGTGTCCTAACCGAGaggtagtgaaatgtgaaatccttgaaaagaaaaagtgaaatgcgagCTGTTGCATGATCACCCACGACCCTAAGGCTGCATTCACACTTGGTCTCGGAGCAGGCGGAAGCGGAAAAAACTTGAAAAAATCTGCCTACCTAGGCGGAAAAACGGGTGGAAAAAGTGGCGGCGAAAAAATCAGCCGCGGACCGATTTTTTCGCCTCAGCGAAGTGGAAAACGCTTCTGCTTCACCAGAAGCTGTACTAACATGTAAACTTCTGGTAGTAAAATTTAACATTTTCTGTTGTTCATTGTCTATTTTCAGGAAAAGCAACTAGCTAAAGCTATCGAAACTATGTCTTGTTTATCTTCCATGGTAGACGAAAGTTAAAAATGACCTGCGCAGTTGCGCGAAATGATAGCTTTTACTAACTGATGGGTCAATGATTGAACGTATGTCTTGAAATAGTGTGATGAACAGCGCCATCACGTGGACAAACGTACGCAAACTAGATGAATGTGGGCGAAAGCGGCAGTGGTTTCCACTGCAGGGGTGAAAGAAATGTGAACATCTTGTACATGCACGGAAAAGATTTTCCGGCCGCTTGCCGTTCCCCCAATGTGAACGCGGCCCAACTGCCACTGCGTGCTTCCCTCCATTAGAGATGCACGCCAGCCTCGCGCGCATCTGTCCCATCGCCCTTCTGCCCACCTGATGACGAATGGAATAGCTCTGTGCCGCTCCACTCTCCAAAACATGCCAACAGGGCTGACAATGCTGCCAGCGCTGCTCCCGGACTGCTCGCTGGGCCctcacagttggttctttattctatagcCGGCATTCTGCGCAGTTCTGCTAACGGATTAAGTTgctcgtgcttgtctttgttcgttgcgtcgaagtcattcctggccatgttggttctcagcctcgtttgacttgccgcggaaatggaagatggctgatccgcaaCCTGATCATCAGCAATACatgacgttgccggtgaaaaagaaagcgcactgctacAGATTTGTAAATGGAGTGTAAATGGAGCCTCAACATTGTCTCCACTGGAGGTCCTGTAaatgattcagtccctcatggGCTTGTTTTCACGACGGACCTTCCGCTTCACtacatggagcacctggatgccttggagaaggatgtcggcaagcttcgcgtaaagatAAGCGAGGCTGACGGACATacggttttctcgtgcaagccagtggaaAGTATGTGACGAAATGCTTGTGGAGATCTCGCTCCAGCGTTTCTTCTGGgtttctcaagctgagatgctgcTGTGGCAACCTTCCTGCATTTTTAAAAGgcgccttttggggccaccaaagtgatgccttAGTAGAGATCGTAAGTCACTTGCCGCCCATGACTCccctttgcagttgttatagcagtgccattcttgaacgccgacagccacggcttgttacacgcgatcgAAGTGTGCAGAAAGCAGAGGTAAACAGTTAAACGAGTCAACCTAATCAGAAGCCAGGTCGAGGAAAGTGGCAGGGAGGAGAACTGGCACCCCGCCATTATAATTTTCTTGGAACAGCTACGGGCCATCCCCCATTCTGATTTCTTTTTCATGCAACCAAcctataacaattatcggttataacaatggaatgttcgtggcacttgaatattgttataagtggtttTGACTGTACTATGGAACCTGTTCTGGCCTATCAGTGCTCATAGTTACTGCAGCTGCTGTCTTTTCTTGTGTATAAGTGGCTTGCATTTACTTACTCAAGCTCTTATACACATTGTTTATTCTGTAACTTAGGTTGCAGCTGAATTGTTAAGTGGTTCTACAGTTGATTCCCATTAATTCTACCTTGATTCATTCAACTTTTCTCCTTTGGAAGGGAAACTAGTTTAGCAGTTCAAACTCAAAAGCATGGCTCTTGGTTTGTTTCTACAGCAACCAGAGCCCCTCTTATGGCACAGCGATTACCAGAAGCTCCAAAGCACAAGGAATTCAGCACACGGTGCTTCCTTAGTGTAAAGCTGTTTTGTTTAAATAAATTTTTCTCTTTTACTGGTCAGCACTCCTACCACTCGTCAATCCATCTGTGCCCACTTGTTTTATGTTGTCTCACACTGAAACAGGTTTTAGACGTGTCGGCTCTCTCTGCCTCATGCTTGCCTAGCCACACTTCAAGAGCAAGAAACAAAAATGCGTTACAGACAACTTCAAGCAGCAAAATATATGTGATGAATTCATTCATTTTGTTTCTATTTGTTAATTCAACATTTTGGATAAATAAACCAAATCTTGCTGTCCTGCAagggtcaaattaacagaagtcaactGTACAGACATGCAGGAGAAATAATACAATTTTGAAGCATCCCTCATGCAGAGACAGGTTGGGCCACGCAGTTGAATCTGCTATGATGGCCCTCATTTCATGTGCATGCTTCTTGTGCCCACAAAAGTCCTCTTTGTAAGCAGCCCTTTATTGCTCTTGTATCAAAAACATAGTTGCGTTTGTCTGGCCGAGTGTGACAGGCATTGCGTGCATTGCATTGCACCTGATCAGTTGTGTTTGCTATAGAGTTATACCTCATTGTTGTGAAGTAGCATTTGACATGCAAATACCTTTGTTGCAAGCACATACTATTTGTTACAGCCCAGGCTTGGCAAGACAGGAAGGACGGCAAAATTTAAGACTCATGGCAACACCACTTTGAAGTTTTTGTGCTAGCTCCCCATGACATCatgaatattatttatttatttatttatttattatacaatactgcaggccttgaCATAGCCCAAGCAGGTGGGGCATACAAATAAAAAAGCAGGCATAAATTAACATTGCACAGAATACCAACCCAGTCCGTCAGCTGCGATAACGTTGACAGCATATGCTTGGGTCTGTGTGTAGTACATTATTTACCAATGagctgggaatttttttttttttctaagggaaCCAAGGGCTTGGCCTAGCTAGTCTGAAGAACTGTTCTGCACAAGAGTGATCAAAATAGGTAGGAATACTTTGTAACTCATAATTTTACAAATTACATGAGGCACGTGGGAAGCTTCGCGCTACATTTCCTCCACTAGTGGTCAGTCTTTTACCGGCAAATAAATGAATACGGAGTCTTGAAAATATGCCGAATGCACCTATTCTTATTGAGCTTCACCTTTTAAGTGCCCGTTCAAAAATGTTTCTTGCCAGCAAATTCATATGAAGCAAATTGAAGTCACTTAAAAAGTGTTGTACTCTAGTGTCTATAGAAAGAGGACATGCGTGAGGACTCTACCAGTGGCTGGTGCCATTGCTGTAAGTGTTGACCTCCAGTAAAGGGCGCAACACGAATATGTTTTTtcagctttttttattttcatgaaCTATTCACACATCATGTCTATGTTTCTGGTGGCTGATACAAGGAAAGACAGGCCCTTTATTCATGCATTCTTCCATTTCGTTGAAAATGTCTGACAAACATTGCATGTTCGGAGAGAAAATGAGCAGCTATGTGCGCATTTGTGCAAGGTTTGTGCATAGATCGGCTGAAGGTCGCATAGACTGTGAATTCAGTTGGTAGACCTGTGTTTTGATTCCTTCATGACAAGCAGTGCACCTGTTGTGTCCTCACTGTCTTTTCAAATGCTTTTACCTGTCACAATGCTGTCACAATGCTGTCACAATGCAAGGCCAAACGCCAACCCTTGTCAATACCGCTAAGGTCAAAGAGACTTTTCTCACTGCACGCATTTGCAGACTAAAAATTGTGCACCACAGATAAAAGAAAGCTACATGTATTATAATTTTATTAGGCATATCATGCTTTTATGCCACGAAATATAAAATATTGATTATACAGGAGGCATTCCAGCTCTTGGCCTATTTACCGCCAAATGAGCGGCGAGTGACATGCCTCTATGGCCAGCAGCCACTATGCGCCGCTAGTGCTTCTGATGGCCAAGACGCACTGTATTGCATACTGGAAGCACAAAGGTGTACAAGTAATACATTATGTGACCTAACCTTGTGCACACAAATACAGTTGTAATTTAGTAagttgacttccattaatttgaccctgacaGGACTGACAAGGTTGATCGAAATATCTGGCTGGTCGAGTTAAACGAGATGCAGAAAGAATGTCAGCACGCCGCCGATTCATTTGATAAAATTTGCTCGATTCTAACACACCCCCAAATCAAATGTGCACCCACTTTCTATCTGTCGAAAGTAGGAAACAAACATTGTAGGGAGACATTAAGGCTCCTCTGAAAAGTAGACATCAAACACTGAGAAGATATTTTAGCAGGAAATGCAGGCAAGGGTCTAATGTGTGTTACACAGTAGTGGCCAGTGTCCTACACTCGGCTTTGCCACAATACAGCGGTGTTTGTGCGGCCAAGCATGCAAGTGCGGTACTGGGCTTACCATAAAATTCCAAGCAACTCCCACCCCCCATGGTGAAAAATAATCCAAGAAAGTTTGCAGGAAGTTGCGCGGTCACGGATTGAAACTCAAGGGCTGTCAGTGATCCGGCAGCCAGTGAGCTAGGCTTATACCGTCTCCCAGTGATCGCAGGCTTGTCTGGATTGCATGTTTGCTTCCGTCGGTACTGATAAAATCAAATGTATTACAGTTTAAGTGCAACATAACTGTGTATATGTTGTGCGGACCAATATAGATGCTGTATCATGAGCTGCATGCGATCGTGTCGTGAGCACCACAGGTCTCCGATTTGACGGCCCAACAAGCTAACCCTGCCGGCTCCTGGTCATATGGAGTTGCCGACAAAGCTTACACTATGAACGTGAGCTTGCAGAAACATGTCTACACAGCATGCATAATCGTGTTTATATTGGCATCTTTTGTTTAGAAAAGGGAGATCTATGCAAACATGCTTGTTTTCACTTTATTTGTGGCATCATTCTGAGCGTCTATGCAGGGACGCCAGTTCTGGGTGGAGCTACGCACCACTTGATCATtggtaccatgtgtcccgaattgTCGTATGCAACAAGTAGGACTCCGACAGGAATGCGAAGTCAGATTCCGACTTCGCACGTTTGACCAAAATGGCGACTGGCGAAGACTATGGTATAGTGGCTAGAAGTAGAGGTGGCGCCAACGCCTGTATGCTCGCGGCAAAAGTGCGCTCCTTCGATTCATGCCACCGCCACAGTGGCCGTGGTGGTGCTGCAGTCAGCATTGCTGTCTTCCCTTGCCTCTCCGGCTCTTTCCCCCTGATATCTGTGCATGAGCACATGTGATTGTCGTCTTCTCGGTTCGACGTTTCACGCATGTGATTTttgagtttttttatttttcggtgAAAGATTGCTCATTAGCATGTAGGCTTGAGTTCCGTGCCCTGTACCAGCTAAATGGATCCTTGTGTAAAGAAAGCAATGCAAAGGCGCTGCTTTGCGCCTCACTGCACACCCGGTTACGTATTGTCAAGGAAGACGGGAAGCTTGTCACTTTGTTTTCTATGCCAAAGGACCCCGAATGTTTTGAAACGTGGCGGCAGGCGGCATTCTGGGCCAACAGATCTCTTGACGAGAAAACAGCCTTCTGTGAGATTCACTTTCACAAACAATACATTGTGTGTCACTTCACTCGCATGGTCAATGGCGAAACAGTCAAGATTCCCCGTAATCAACCCGTGCTCACAAGTGATGCAGTGCCAACAGTTTACCAAGTGCTTCATCATACCTCTCCAAGAAAGCTGCCCTCACCACTGCTGTTGACAGGGGAGGACTTTTATATCTGCCAGATCAGCTGAATGCACTGGTGAAATACTGGAAAACAGTTTCACCCACTGCTTCAGTGAGAAGCAAGTAAGAAGCGACAGCATTACGGATCCGTATCTTTTCTCCAGCTTACCAAACTGAACCTTGTTGGCTGCCCTGAACacaaaacagcacttacgaatagAATCATAAATTTCTATGTGCTGACAAGGCTCCATTTCTATGTCAAGTCTCAAAACGCAAAACGGGACGAGACGCGGGAGCAAATGAAAATGCTAAAACTGCGCCAAGTGCTCTGAATTGTGCCTTGAAAACTTTGctacaaagcttttttttttatcattgacTATTAGTTTCAGTTACATGCAACTTCTTGGTGATATCTGTTGAGAAGTCCTCTTTCCTGAATACAGTGTGCAGTAAATGTTTTGGCAACCTGGATTTGGTTGCAGAGGTTCGTGACTGTTTCTGTTGTGCTCCGTCATTAGTTGGAGGTGGCCGTTGTGAGCTTGGACATTGTATGAGAATCGAGAGTTTCCTTCCTGTCGAGTGTGGTGTGATAATCAATCGCTCTCAAGAGCTGAAACTGCATGTAGAACTTTATTTACTAAAGACCTTTAGGTCCTGACTTGTGCTTTTAACTTACCAGCATATGGTGAAGAGCACTGACATGTTTAAATGTTGTCTCAGCATTGACTGTCACATTGCTGACAGTGTTATCATAGGTAAGTGGCCCACAAGCCTGAACACTGTCATGAAATCCTGAAAATCGACAGGAGTAGTGCCGTTTGCTGTATTTCTCGTGTTTTCTAGGTTTTAGTAGCCGCTCTGCTTAGGGGGCACCGGTTGAGGTCAGTGGGGGTCGAGTTAACCGAAGCACATGCTTTTGCATTTGAACTAAAATAGTTTTCCTTCTGTAGCAATGTATTTTTTATTGCTAGGATTTATCAGTATATTTGAATTGAGCGAAAACTCAAATTTATTGAGGTCAAATTACCGGGAGTCGACTGTAGTTAGAAGTCCATAACTCTCCCATTTTTAGCCTAGAAAAGGAACAGATAACGGAATGCAAAAGGACAAGCTCAAGTGCTAAATTCCAACTAATATTTAATGCCAGATAATTACAATTTGTTCACGCAGTGCTTATACACACAGTAAACTTAGTGCTTGTGGCTGTCATCTTGCATTGTATCTTTCCTATTCAGGACTAAAAGTGTAAGTAATTAATATAATCTCGAGTGTATCCCAACCAGTCTGATTTTGAATGGATGTTTACTTGTGAATTACTGCATTGTCTTGAAATTTGTCTTTGCATGTGCCTTGACAACTCCAGGTGAATCATCTGGGCCATTTCTACTTGACAATGTTGCTGGAACCACTCTTAGTTGCTTCTGTGCCTGCACGTGTTGTTGTGCTGTCGTCCGAGAGCCACCGCTTCAGCTTCCTCTCGGCTGCCAACTTGTCCGAAGACCGCCTGTCAAATCCAACGGGCCGGGGCTTCTATTCCATGTTGGTTTACAATGACACCAAGCTGTGCAACATGCTGTTTGCGGCCGAACTTGACCGACAGTGGGGTTCGCGAGGCGTCCGTGCCTATGCCGTGCATCCAGGAAACATGATGTTCACTGGCCTCCCACGCGAGAGTTGGTTATATTGGACTCTCTTCTTGCTCGCGCGGCCATTCACCAAGTCTTTGGCACAAGGTGCTGCGACAACTGTGCTTTGTGCCACGGCACCAGAGCTGGCCGATGCAGGAGGCGCGTACTTCAACAACTGCTGCCAGTGCAGGCCTTCAGCCGCAGCCGAGGACGAAGTGCTGGCCGGGCTCCTGTGGAAGACGAGCCACGCCATGATCAGCCGAGCGCTGCTGCAGCTTGGTGGTGGGAATGCTGAACGTTGTTTGACATGAGAAGAACAGGCTGGGGGGCTAGTTGAgactgcataacttgaggcacAACAAGGTCCACAGAGCGACAGAGGAGACGAGCTGTGCCTTCGTCTCCTCTGCAGTCTTGCACTGTACCTCAAGTTGAGTGACGCGGTTTCACGAAAAAGAATTTTATTTGGTAAAACTTTCAACACTTTTGCAGCAGCTGGCTGAGCTACAATATAtattttgaagaaaacaaaaagaaaaagaagcatcaCAAGGACACTAAGCCAAGAACAGACAGGTGCTCTCTCAACTGAACAACACTCATTTTGATGTAAACACGGCTGTTTTTAAGGGAATCACTCAAAACACAATACAGTAGTATACATGGCACTTGCCGACATCTAAAACTGGTATCAGCATAATGACCAGCACTCGTAATCAAACCCGACTACACTGAAATCAAATCCCTCGTCGTGAACATGTTAGCAGCACAGGAATTCATCGGCAGCACCAGGTCCCGCTTGTGTTCTCTCAACGTGCAGGCATAACTGAATGTAGACGAAAGCAGATGGCGCCGTCGTGTCCTCACTTCCTTGCATCTCGTGGTGGGCAGAGGCCACCAACTAGCAGTACAGGCAGGAGCGCAACAGCTCAGGAACATGTGCTCACCTTGCAGGTCAGCTTTGTTAccaatgtggaaaaaaaa comes from the Dermacentor variabilis isolate Ectoservices chromosome 2, ASM5094787v1, whole genome shotgun sequence genome and includes:
- the Wwox gene encoding WW domain-containing oxidoreductase isoform X2; its protein translation is MPTIWDSARSGRTRERANASVSRLSCPSVGNKAATAPSWRELRDAEARPTRGSLSPSRKAADWGPASASTPARQPCRWRKVLHGRNLDGQTAVVTGGSSGIGLETALTLASHGCDVVIACRSADAVAKAIAQAKAKKPSTKLSFLPLDLASLQSVRDFATALAQQRQHLDMLILNAGVFAIPHSITEDGFERTFQVNHLGHFYLTMLLEPLLVASVPARVVVLSSESHRFSFLSAANLSEDRLSNPTGRGFYSMLVYNDTKLCNMLFAAELDRQWGSRGVRAYAVHPGNMMFTGLPRESWLYWTLFLLARPFTKSLAQGAATTVLCATAPELADAGGAYFNNCCQCRPSAAAEDEVLAGLLWKTSHAMISRALLQLGGGNAERCLT
- the Wwox gene encoding WW domain-containing oxidoreductase isoform X1, whose protein sequence is MSSLLPETDSEDELPAGWEERVASDGSVYYADHLGQRTQWTHPRTGKRKRVSAQLPFGWEQSGDGAFVERASGRRSQTDPRLAFPVEEGGRLGPRQRFDASSTAMQVLHGRNLDGQTAVVTGGSSGIGLETALTLASHGCDVVIACRSADAVAKAIAQAKAKKPSTKLSFLPLDLASLQSVRDFATALAQQRQHLDMLILNAGVFAIPHSITEDGFERTFQVNHLGHFYLTMLLEPLLVASVPARVVVLSSESHRFSFLSAANLSEDRLSNPTGRGFYSMLVYNDTKLCNMLFAAELDRQWGSRGVRAYAVHPGNMMFTGLPRESWLYWTLFLLARPFTKSLAQGAATTVLCATAPELADAGGAYFNNCCQCRPSAAAEDEVLAGLLWKTSHAMISRALLQLGGGNAERCLT